TAATCTTGAGTTCCGGGAGGGCAGCCAGCACAGCCAAAACAATTTTATTCCTTTTCTGCAGGAAACCATCTCCCGTGCCAAGTCTTTAACCAAAAAGTCACTGTTATTCAGGCTTGACTCCGGACACGATGCTGTCGAGACCCGAGCAACGCTTTATGGCCACAAAAAGGTCGATTACATCCTGAAATGGAATCCCCGCAAGCAGGACCTTCCCGCCTGGCTGGCCCGTGGGCTGCAAGAAGGAGAAGTGAGCGAACCACGACGCGGCAAACGGGTTGCCGTATTCAGTTTCAACCAGCTTCAGGAGCACGAGGGCAAGGAGTTCAGTACCCGCCTGATCGTCCGCGTGATTGAACGTACCATTGACAAACGCGGCCAGTTGCTGCTGGTGCCGGATATAGAACTTGAGGGCTGGTGGACATCCCTTTACCTGCCGGAAAAAGAGATCATCAAGCTCTACCGGGACCACGGCACAAGCGAGCAGTTTCACAGCGAATTTAAAACCGACATGGATCTTGAGCGGTTGCCTTCGGGAAAATTTGCGACCAATTCCTTGATCATGTCCTTGGCCGGCTTGGCTTATAACATCTTGCGGTTTATCGGCCAGCTTGGCCTTCTCGGTGATCGCTCACCAGTGCGCCACTCGGCAAAGCGCAGGAGAATTCGTACCGTTATTCAGGAACTCATGTACCGTGCAGCCAGACTGATTGAGACCGGCAGGAAACTGAAGCTGCGGTTCAGCCGCCACTGTTGCGCATTTGACTCGTTTCAGGCCGTTTATAACCGGCTTGCCTTTGGCTAATGCAAGAACAGAAGAGAAATTTGCCGGAAAGTGGCTGAACAGCAGGCCCTGCCGGGAAAATACGCCTAAAAACAGGCAAATATAGCAATTTTTCAAAGAACAACGGGGACGATGTCCCAATTTACCAGCAATATGCTGGCAATATATAAATTTCTGGCGGTCGCGGTGTTGAAATTTTTTCGCGCCCCACAATTTTTAGGGAGAATCCGGGATACCTCACGGATTCAGGTTGATGTTTTTTTTGACCTGAGAAAAGAAATTATTGCTTCACTTTTATTCTTTTGTTAAAGAAAAAAATGTGGTCGTACAGTTTTTTTTAGTCCAAGTTGTAGTATGCCGTGTTTTTTTATATCCATGGTTAAACTGGCTGGCTATGAGAAATCTGTAAACATTAATTTCCTATTAATGATTCCTCATAGGAATGAAGGAGCAGTAAATGGTGAAAGGAAAAGTGAAGTGGTTCAATGAATCAAAGGGTTTCGGTTTCCTTGAGCGCGAAGATGGTGATGATGTTTTCGTGCATTTTTCAGCAATTAAAGAGGAGGGGTTTAAAACTTTGAGCGAAGGCCAAAAGGTTGAATTTGAGATTGTCGATGGTCAGAAAGGACCCGCCGCAGCCAACGTAAGAAAAATTTAAACCTCCATTACATAGATATCAAAAGCCCGCCAACAAGGCGGGCTTTTTTTTTATAAGTTTCGTTTATCGATAACTCTCTTGGCTTTTCCCTCGAATCGCTCCAGGGTTTTTTCTTCCACCAGTTTGACATCAACGCCGATGCCCAGTTCGGTTGCCAGCCGTCTTTTGATATGGTCGACAAGCTGTCTTTGCTTTTTCATCTGATCGAAAAAGATCGATTCAACCACCTCAACCAGAACGGTTGCCTTGTCGAGCCGACCTTCTCGCTCAACAATAATCTGATAATGCGGTTCCGTCCCTTCAATATCAAAGAGAATGGCTTCAATCTGCATTGGGTAGACGTTGACACCTTTAATGATGAGCATGTCATCGGTGCGGCCAATCACCCGGGACATGCGTTGGAAGGTTCGACCGCAGGGGCAGGGTTCAGGAAGAAGGCGGGCCAAATCCCTGGTTCGATAGCGGATTACCGGAAAAGCTTCTTTCGTTATCGTCGTAAAGACAAGCTCGCCTAATTCACCGGGCGCAACCGGCGACAGGGTTTGAGGATCGATGACTTCAACAATAAAGTGATCTTCATTGATGTGGAGGCCATTGCAATGGTGGCATTCGCCGGCGACACCCGGCCCCATTACTTCACTGAGACCATAATTGTCGGTGGCGATGATATGCAGTTTGTTTTTTATTTCCTGCCGCATCGCCTCAGTCCATGGTTCTCCGCCGAAGAGGCCGAATTTCAATGGCAGTGAATTGATATTAATCCCCAATTCGTGCATGGTGTCGGCAAGCAGTAATGCGTAACTTGGGGTGCAGACCAGGGTCGTTGTTTTGAAATCCTGCAATATTTGAATCTGTCGTTTGGTGTTGCCGCTTGAAATTGGAATAACCGAGGCGCCGATTTGTTCAGCTCCGTAATGAAGGCCGAATCCGCCGGTGAAAAGACCATAGCCAAAGGCGATTTGCACGACATCATCGGCGCCGACACCGGTGGCGGTCAAAATACGGGCAACCATCTGCGACCAGTTTTTGATATCGTTTCTGGTGTATCCCACCACCGTGGCCATGCCGGTGGTGCCGGATGAGGCATGCACCCTCACCACATCCCTGAGGGGCACGGCAAAAAGACCATACGGATAATTATTGCGCAGGTCGTCCTTGGTGGTGAAGGGAAGAGCTCGCAGTTCGTCAAGAGAGCGAAAACCATCAGGGTCAACCCGCATTTCCTTGAATTTTTTCCGGTAAAAAGGAACATGGGTGGCGACCCGATAAAGGGTTGATTGAAGCCGTTCCAGCTGCAGCTGTTCCAAATCGACCCTAGGCATGCATTCCTTTGCTTCATCCCAGTACATAGTTTTGCCTCCGTAAAAAACTTTTAATCAAAATCACAGGTGGAGCCTTCGC
This region of Desulfobulbaceae bacterium DB1 genomic DNA includes:
- a CDS encoding transposase, encoding MKRFILERSSDEFYTSHSGLALIGLGINRFTSLNAKLKKAIPDTKDIANTDVIRSYLGLLSLGKSDFEAIADMKDDRYFQQSLGIKAVPSPETLRQRLDETATVFQPIASSTYTEFIRNAKGKVTPLAMGHVAVDMDVFCMDNSGTKKEGSKHTYHGYDGYAPIAAYMGEEGWCINLEFREGSQHSQNNFIPFLQETISRAKSLTKKSLLFRLDSGHDAVETRATLYGHKKVDYILKWNPRKQDLPAWLARGLQEGEVSEPRRGKRVAVFSFNQLQEHEGKEFSTRLIVRVIERTIDKRGQLLLVPDIELEGWWTSLYLPEKEIIKLYRDHGTSEQFHSEFKTDMDLERLPSGKFATNSLIMSLAGLAYNILRFIGQLGLLGDRSPVRHSAKRRRIRTVIQELMYRAARLIETGRKLKLRFSRHCCAFDSFQAVYNRLAFG
- a CDS encoding cold-shock protein, coding for MVKGKVKWFNESKGFGFLEREDGDDVFVHFSAIKEEGFKTLSEGQKVEFEIVDGQKGPAAANVRKI
- a CDS encoding phenylacetate--CoA ligase; this translates as MYWDEAKECMPRVDLEQLQLERLQSTLYRVATHVPFYRKKFKEMRVDPDGFRSLDELRALPFTTKDDLRNNYPYGLFAVPLRDVVRVHASSGTTGMATVVGYTRNDIKNWSQMVARILTATGVGADDVVQIAFGYGLFTGGFGLHYGAEQIGASVIPISSGNTKRQIQILQDFKTTTLVCTPSYALLLADTMHELGININSLPLKFGLFGGEPWTEAMRQEIKNKLHIIATDNYGLSEVMGPGVAGECHHCNGLHINEDHFIVEVIDPQTLSPVAPGELGELVFTTITKEAFPVIRYRTRDLARLLPEPCPCGRTFQRMSRVIGRTDDMLIIKGVNVYPMQIEAILFDIEGTEPHYQIIVEREGRLDKATVLVEVVESIFFDQMKKQRQLVDHIKRRLATELGIGVDVKLVEEKTLERFEGKAKRVIDKRNL